AGTATGACGACAAGCTTCTTGAAGCGACAAAAAAATTGGAGAGTGCCGTTCGGGAAAAGAGCGTCCAACTTGCCGAGCTTGAGAAGAAACTGGCTGAGCAAAACGAGATCCTGGGAACGTTAAAAAAAGTGTTGCTCGGGCAGAAAAATGGGGCCGAAAAGTTTAAGGAAGTGATTGAAATGATCGAGAAGATTTTAGAGGAAAAAACCGGGTAAAACTCCTTGTAAGAGAGGGTGAAATTTCTTTAAGTCTTTAACTAATTGCCTTTTATGTTTTGTGATCGAAATCCTTATGAAAAAGGGGGCCGCTCTCTTTGAATTCACGCTGCGGTATTCTCTCTTTTTCCGGTTTTCCAACTTTTCGTGATTTAGTATACTCTTTCTTTTCAAACCCCATTTTACCGGGGCGGCTGCCAATCATCAGCACTCTCCAGGTGGAGACTGCTTAGAGACTGTCCACAAACTCAAATTGTTTGATTTGAGTTTGTGGACAGTCTCTTAAATGCTGCCTCACAAGATAAGGATCTTTCCGATTATGAATAAAAGTTTGGTTAAAACAGCGATTACTCCGACGAGACAGGAAGATTATCCTGAGTGGTATCAGCAAGTGATCAAGGCAGCGGACTTGGCGGAAGGTTCTTCCGTGCGTGGCTGTATGGTGATCAAGCCTTGGGGATTTGGCATCTGGGAAAATATTCAGCGACAGCTCGATGACAGGATCAAGAGCCTTGGGCACGAAAACGCCTATTTCCCTCTTTTCATCCCGCTTAGCCTTTTGCAGAAAGAGGCCGAACATGTCGAAGGGTTTGCTAAAGAGTGTGCAGTTGTCACCCACCATCGCCTTGAAGAGAAAAATGGCAAACTGGTTCCTGCCGGTGAGCTGGAAGAGCCGCTCGTCGTGCGGCCAACATCCGAAACGATCATCGGGGAGTCCTTCTCTAGATGGGTCGAATCCTGGCGGGATCTCCCCCTTCTGATCAACCAGTGGGCCAACGTCGTGCGCTGGGAGATGCGTCCGCGCGTCTTTTTAAGAACGGCGGAATTTCTCTGGCAGGAGGGGCACACCGTCCATGCGACCGAGGATGAGGCGATTCAGGAAACTCTTTCGATGCTGGAGACCTACCGTTCGTTTATGGAAGATGTGCTGGCCATCCCTGTCATCATCGGACGCAAGTCCAAAGGGGAGAGGTTTCCCGGTGCTGTCGACACCTTCACCTGTGAAGCGATGATGCAAGATAAAAAGGCCATCCAAGCAGGAACGTCGCATTATCTGGGGCAGAATTTTTCCAAAGCTTCCAACATCCGTTTCACCAACAAGGATGGACAGTTGGAATATGGCTATACAACATCCTGGGGTGTGACAACGCGACTGATCGGAGGGCTGGTGATGTGCCACTCCGACGATGACGGTATGCGTCTGCCTCCCCGCATCGCTCCTAAACAAGTGGTGATTGTTCCGGTTATACCGCGTCCTGAAGTGGAAGCGGAAGTGATGACGTTTGCCGATCGCGTCGAGAGAAAAATTCGGGAGCTGAAGTTCCATGATCAGCGCGTCACCGTTTTTGTCGATAAACGAGACAGAAGAGGGGGAGACAAAAATTGGGAGTGGATCAAAAAAGGGGTGCCGCTGCGTATTGAAGTGGGGCCGAAAGACTTGGAGAATCAGGGTGTAACCCTCTGCAGGCGCGACAGGCCGCATAAAGAGAAAATGTTCCTGGATATTAACTCGTTAGAGGAGAAGATTCCCGAGCTGCTCGGTGAAATTCAGAACGGCTATTTTGAGGAAGCGAAGAGCTTCCGGGATGCCAACCTAAAGCGGGATATTCACTCACCTGAGGAGTTCCAGCGCTTCTTTACTCCCAAAAACGGCGATAAACCGGAAATACACGGCGGGTTTGTCCTAGGTAAGTGGAGCGAAGATCCTGAGTCGGAAAAGTTGCTCGAAAGCCTTAAGGTCACCGTGCGCTGCCTGCCGCTGGAGCAAAGCGGCACGGAAGGCAAGTGCATTCTGACGGGGAAAAAAGCGACGGTGGATGCTATTTTCGCCAAATCCTATTGATTTGGCCGGTAAGACAGGAGCGCTGCTCTAGCGGGCGCGCTCTTGCGAAGAGCAGTGAAAAGATTTTTACTGCACTTAACGGCAGTAGATCCAGTGGCGGGATACGTTCTTTTCCTCGAACGATTTTTTTGCCTTGTTGACATCGCGAATCGTGCTTAAGTCCTTTTCAAGGCGCTCATCTAGCTCCTTATGCAGCCTTTTGAGCTCTTCCCACGCTTTGGGAGGAAAATTGTCGGGGTTGTTTGCCATATGAGAAAGCTGTTCAGGCTTGACATCTAGCTCATTGAAAAAGCGCTCAACGTCTTTGTTTAGGCGCTCATATTGCAAAGTCAACTCGCGCAGCTTTTTTTCGTTCTGCTTACTTTTGTTCTCAAGAGTGTTAAATATCATGATAAAACAGAAGTTAAATGGTTGTTAAAGAATAATTTTACATTAGCAGACTGATTTTTTTCAAGTCTTTTATTTTCTAAGGGATTTCATGCTTGTCTCCACTCTTATCTACGCTCTCCTTCTCGCGCTCGCCGCGCACCTTACGCTGCGTCTTCTTCTCCGCTCTCCTTCCCTCCGAACCCGCCTGTTCCTGTTTTTTGCCAGGAGAGCTTCCCTGATGGATCGATTGACAGAGGAGATAGGCCGGTTTGCTGACAGCAGCGAGGTGCAAGATAAGATGAGCACGCTTTTTCAGAACCACTTAAAAAACACCTTTGCCGAGATCAAAGCAAAAGTTCCTTTTGCCGCGTCCTTCCTCTCCTCCGATTTTGTCAGGAAAATCGAATTGGAAGCCGAAGAGGCGATATTGGCTGTGATGCCGGATATCAGCTGTTCGATTAAAGGGGAGATGCAAAAACAGTTTAATGAGCAAGCCGTAGAGAGAATAGTGTCCTCAAAAGGAAAATTCTGTTCAGAAAAGGAGCTTTGGCAGATCACACTGGCTGCATTTACTGCCGGTTTGATACTGGCCCTTGCTGCCGAGGCAATCAAAGCTGTCATCATTTAGAGCGGCTAGTGCTTCTTTTCCTTGGGAAAAGTCGGGCCTGCCGTCTCAGTCGTGAAGGCAACAGGCAAAATTGCAGCCGCTACTTTTCTTTTTGGAGAGTCTCAAAGAGACCTGTTTAGTAGCTAAATCACATCATTTCAGATTCAGATAGGCTAGAAGCGGATGATCCGGTAGAAAACCGGGTGCTTAAGTGATGATGAAAGTGGCTCAGAATTCGGGTTTCCCAAGAAATGGGCCCGAATTCTGAGATATTTTTTGACTTAAGGGGTTCTATAATCTTCTTGTCGTTTGAAATCTTCGAGACTGCTGACGGGCTGATACTCAAACAGAGGAGAGTCGGTCGGCTTGCCTTTCAACAAAATCGCAAAGCGTTTGAGATTTTTTTTGCTCAAAGTATCTTGTATGCCCTCTAAACACTCGGAGTAGGTTAGCTCTTCAAGCGCTTTCAGTCTCTTTTCAACCCATTGAAAGTCCCCTCCATAAAGATAGAGCAAATGGGCCAGGAGTTCTGTCGCCTGGGAGATGTTTTTGACGGAGTTTTTCAGGTCATAGATCAAGGCATCTTTTATCTTGTTGAAGCGCTCTTCCGTGAGCTCTTTATTGGCAAGCTCCTGAACGAAGCTTTCGAGGAATAACTCAAACCTGGCAAGCAGATCCCTTGGACTGTGGGTCGTTGACTGGGCTAAGAAGAAATTGAAAAGGCGCCGGTCGATCTCTTCTCCGGATGCCTGGACAATATATCCGGTCTGCTGCCTTGTTCGCAGCTCCGAGAAGAATGGCTCCTGGATGGACTGTGTCAGGATCTGATGGATGGCACGTGTTTTATGGGAGTAGACGACATCCCTTTCGATTAGCAGGAGGGCTGCATTGCCCTGTGCGGCAATGGTCTCTTCGAGATAGTGCGGGCCTAAGTTACCTTTCATATCGAGCACTTCCCTCTGGAAGAAGGGTGGCTTGTAGGGCGTTTTGGCAAAGGATTTCTCCGCAATGCCTGCGATTTTCCCTGCTTCCTCAGACGTAAGGTTGCCGAGAACTATTCCCTCCACAAATCCCTCTGAATAGAGCGATTGGATGTAACTGTCGAGATCTTTGGCAGTGATGTCTTGAAGGACTTTTATCTTCTCTTCAGGCAAGGGGTAATATTTATAGATGGAAGCCTTCAGCAGCTGAATGCTTTTATCCAGGGGCGTGGCGACAAAGGAGTTTCCCCACTCCCTCAAAAGGCTCTCTTTGTATTGTGCAAACCGCTCATGGGGATACTCTTTGGAGCGGATTTTTTCCGCCAAAGCCTCAAACAGAGCATCGGTGGGGTCGGGGGAGCCCCTGACACAGAGCCGGAGTAGCCGCTGACATAGAGCATCAGCCCGGCGTCGTCCCTTTTGATCCTGAATTCAAGTCCGGCGATTTTGGCTGGGTAGATCAGAGGCGTCAGCGCGTCATTGACCGCTTTCAGATATAGGTCGGTCAGCACTATTGAACGAGTGTCTTTGGGGTTGATTAGGGGCGACCTGATCAGCAAGGAGAGCGCTGCTTTCGGTTCCAGATAGGTGTTGTCTTGCGCGAAGTAGATTTTTGCCCGCTCGGTTGTCAGAACGGGGACAGGAAGAGGCAGCAATGACTTCTGCGCATAATCCGATTCCAGCGGCCTTTTGTTGAAATCTT
This window of the Estrella lausannensis genome carries:
- the proS gene encoding proline--tRNA ligase; this translates as MNKSLVKTAITPTRQEDYPEWYQQVIKAADLAEGSSVRGCMVIKPWGFGIWENIQRQLDDRIKSLGHENAYFPLFIPLSLLQKEAEHVEGFAKECAVVTHHRLEEKNGKLVPAGELEEPLVVRPTSETIIGESFSRWVESWRDLPLLINQWANVVRWEMRPRVFLRTAEFLWQEGHTVHATEDEAIQETLSMLETYRSFMEDVLAIPVIIGRKSKGERFPGAVDTFTCEAMMQDKKAIQAGTSHYLGQNFSKASNIRFTNKDGQLEYGYTTSWGVTTRLIGGLVMCHSDDDGMRLPPRIAPKQVVIVPVIPRPEVEAEVMTFADRVERKIRELKFHDQRVTVFVDKRDRRGGDKNWEWIKKGVPLRIEVGPKDLENQGVTLCRRDRPHKEKMFLDINSLEEKIPELLGEIQNGYFEEAKSFRDANLKRDIHSPEEFQRFFTPKNGDKPEIHGGFVLGKWSEDPESEKLLESLKVTVRCLPLEQSGTEGKCILTGKKATVDAIFAKSY
- a CDS encoding insulinase family protein — its product is MREWGNSFVATPLDKSIQLLKASIYKYYPLPEEKIKVLQDITAKDLDSYIQSLYSEGFVEGIVLGNLTSEEAGKIAGIAEKSFAKTPYKPPFFQREVLDMKGNLGPHYLEETIAAQGNAALLLIERDVVYSHKTRAIHQILTQSIQEPFFSELRTRQQTGYIVQASGEEIDRRLFNFFLAQSTTHSPRDLLARFELFLESFVQELANKELTEERFNKIKDALIYDLKNSVKNISQATELLAHLLYLYGGDFQWVEKRLKALEELTYSECLEGIQDTLSKKNLKRFAILLKGKPTDSPLFEYQPVSSLEDFKRQEDYRTP